One Elephas maximus indicus isolate mEleMax1 chromosome 16, mEleMax1 primary haplotype, whole genome shotgun sequence DNA window includes the following coding sequences:
- the AVPI1 gene encoding arginine vasopressin-induced protein 1, producing MGTPASVVSEPPPWQAPMVARGRKQAAANIFQDAELLQIQGLFQRSGDQLAEERAQIIWECAGDHRVAEALKQLRRKKTPRQKPLGHSLYHCSRLRVPEARSPLVDPQSSAVETATSEQYLNSRRTSARIRRNWRKPSPTSYLHRIRH from the exons ATGGGCACCCCAGCCTCTGTAGTGAGTGAGCCACCCCCTTGGCAGGCCCCGATGGTGGCCCGGGGCCGCAAGCAGGCCGCGGCCAACATCTTCCAGGATGCTGAGCTGCTGCAGATCCAGGGTCTGTTTCAGCGCAGCGGGGACCAGCTGGCTGAGGAACGGGCACAGATCATTTGGGAGTGTGCAGGGGACCACCGTGTGGCGGAGGCCTTGAAACAGCTGCGCAGGAAGAAGACCCCACGGCAGAAGCCCCTGGGCCACTCGCTCTACCACTGCAGCCGGCTCAG AGTCCCAGAAGCCCGCTCTCCACTGGTCGACCCACAGAGTAGTGCTGTGGAGACAGCCACCAGTGAGCAGTATCTGAACTCTCGGAGGACAAGTGCCAGGATCCGCCGGAACTGGAGGAAGCCAAGCCCTACAAGCTACCTCCACCGGATCAGACACTGA
- the MARVELD1 gene encoding MARVEL domain-containing protein 1, with protein MLPPPPRQPPPQARAARGAVRLQRPFLRSPLGVLRLLQLLAGAAFWITIATSRYQGPVHFALFVSVLFWLLTLGLYFLTLLGKHELVPVLGARWLLVNVAHDLLAAALYGAATGIMIHQTQLHSYCNIKDYRLPCAYHAFMAAAVCGGLCLGLYLLSALYGCFRLCQGEQEVV; from the coding sequence ATGCTCCCGCCACCCCCGCGCCAGCCGCCGCCCCAGGCGCGCGCGGCCCGAGGCGCGGTGCGCCTGCAGCGGCCCTTCCTGCGCAGCCCGCTGGGCGTGCTGCGGCTGCTGCAACTGCTGGCCGGCGCCGCCTTCTGGATCACCATCGCCACAAGCAGGTACCAGGGCCCAGTACACTTCGCGCTCTTCGTGTCTGTGCTCTTCTGGCTGCTGACCCTGGGCCTCTACTTCCTCACGCTGCTGGGCAAGCACGAGCTGGTGCCCGTGCTGGGTGCGCGCTGGCTCCTGGTCAACGTGGCCCACGACCTGCTGGCGGCCGCGCTGTACGGCGCCGCAACGGGCATCATGATCCACCAGACACAGCTCCACAGCTACTGCAACATCAAGGATTACCGGCTGCCCTGCGCCTACCACGCCTTCATGGCGGCCGCCGTCTGCGGCGGCCTGTGCCTTGGCCTCTACCTGCTCTCGGCGCTATACGGCTGCTTCCGCCTCTGCCAGGGCGAACAGGAGGTGGTGTGA